A portion of the Malania oleifera isolate guangnan ecotype guangnan chromosome 3, ASM2987363v1, whole genome shotgun sequence genome contains these proteins:
- the LOC131150689 gene encoding cocosin 1-like, giving the protein MAKTTYSTPLPFVPKPLLFLILFSLSTLTLFHRSCLAQLELQKPQLYGDHQPRRLHRGFRTECRIDRLRALKPTRSVQSEAGETEYYDQDNKQLQCVGVAVIRLTIHLRGLLVPSYTNAPQLIHILQGRGILGIVIPGCPETYEFSSWSQQKGKEGRQQYRDRYQKRRRVREGEVVALPVGVVYYLYNDGEEDLVVAKILDTSNDANQLDPRAKSFYLAGYPRKEGERGEEKMERERVFAGLGKELLGEAFDTRTRLTEKLQGKADADEYGIIVYIEEQELRLLAPETQREEEEDKDDNSNGLEENICTLRLQENLARPSRADLFNPRGGRVATSNSHTLPILKSLRLNAQNVVLYKNAIVGPHYQMNAHSVVYVRRGSGRVQVVGDSGKTVFDGEIEKGEVLVIPQNFVSLTKASDSGLEYVAVKTNDNAMETPLAGEFSVFRSLPVGVLSASYDISREDAQSLKENRREQTIFGPRSTRERDHNERRADV; this is encoded by the exons ATGGCCAAAACTACTTATAGTACTCCACTGCCATTCGTGCCAAAACCACTGCTCTTCCTCATCCTATTCTCTTTGTCGACCCTAACACTATTTCACCGCAGCTGCCTTGCCCAGCTTGAGCTACAGAAGCCCCAATTGTATGGTGACCACCAACCCCGGCGGCTGCACCGAGGCTTCAGAACCGAGTGCCGCATCGACCGCCTACGGGCTCTCAAGCCCACCCGCTCGGTCCAGTCGGAGGCCGGAGAGACAGAGTATTACGACCAAGATAACAAGCAGTTACAGTGTGTGGGGGTGGCAGTGATTCGTCTTACCATCCATCTAAGAGGGCTCTTGGTGCCTTCCTACACCAATGCACCTCAGCTCATCCACATCCTTCAAG GAAGGGGAATTCTAGGAATAGTGATCCCAGGGTGCCCGGAGACGTACGAATTTTCAAGCTGGTCGCAGCAGAAAGGCAAAGAAGGGAGACAACAGTATAGAGACCGATATCAGAAGCGTCGACGGGTGCGGGAGGGGGAAGTTGTGGCCCTGCCCGTCGGAGTGGTTTATTATCTTTACAACGACGGGGAGGAAGACCTTGTTGTCGCGAAGATCCTTGACACTAGCAATGACGCCAACCAGCTTGATCCCCGAGCCAAA agcTTCTATCTAGCTGGTTATCCGCGTAAAGAAGGCGAAAGGGGTGAGGAGAAGATGGAGAGAGAACGTGTTTTTGCGGGTTTGGGGAAGGAGCTGCTGGGAGAGGCTTTTGACACCAGAACGAGGCTAACAGAGAAGTTGCAGGGCAAAGCAGATGCTGATGAGTACGGTATTATCGTTTACATCGAAGAACAAGAGCTTCGACTTTTAGCCCCAGAAACCCAACGTGAAGAAGAGGAAGACAAAGATGACAATAGTAATGGGTTGGAGGAGAATATCTGCACCTTGAGACTGCAAGAGAATTTAGCCCGGCCGTCCCGCGCCGACTTGTTCAACCCTCGCGGCGGCCGCGTTGCCACCAGCAACAGCCATACACTCCCCATCTTGAAATCTCTCAGATTGAACGCTCAGAACGTGGTTCTCTACAAG AACGCAATTGTGGGGCCCCATTACCAGATGAACGCGCACAGCGTGGTGTATGTGAGGAGGGGTAGTGGTCGGGTTCAGGTGGTGGGAGACTCTGGAAAAACCGTATTCGATGGTGAGATTGAGAAGGGCGAGGTTTTGGTAATTCCCCAGAACTTCGTTTCGCTGACAAAGGCTAGCGACTCAGGGTTAGAATATGTAGCGGTGAAGACCAACGACAACGCCATGGAAACCCCTCTCGCTGGCGAGTTCTCGGTTTTCAGGTCATTGCCGGTGGGCGTACTTTCAGCCTCCTACGACATTTCCAGGGAGGACGCACAAAGCTTGAAGGAGAATCGGAGGGAGCAAACTATTTTTGGTCCACGGTCAACTCGGGAACGTGATCATAATGAGCGAAGGGCCGACGTTTGA